The nucleotide window ggaggatcattcgagcccagggggtcaaggctgcagtgagccaggattgcgccactgtgttgagaccctgtctgagaaaagaagctaatatttgtatctctAAGAATTGATACTACCTTCCGTTTTTTAAAGAATGTCTTACTCGATCGAGTAAATCttgaatttttctctcttttttttttaagagatagggttttgccatattgtcctggctggtctcaaactgctgggctccagtgatcctcctgccttggcttcccaaagtgctgggattacaggagtgagccactgcgcccagtcttgGATTTTTCTTGCTATCATTTTCTTAAGATGTCCTCCTGATCTAGAGTTGGCAGGCAGCATTCTGAAGCAAGTTAATTTTTTCCTTCCATGATGAAGCAGATAAAAACTGTAGTGTACACACTCCCGCTATCCCACCCCCCTTTTATTACACTCTGTACATGCCTTTGAGTCAGTAAGCTAATTCAGTTAGTAAAttcatggggttttttttgtttgtttgttttttgagatagggtctcgctttgccacccaggctgcagtgcagtggcgcgatctcaggtccctgcaacctctgtctctcaggctcgtgatccctcccacctcatctcccaagtagctgggactaaaggcatgcaccaccacgcctggctaatttttgtatttttttgtagagatgacctttcgccatgttgcccaggctggtctcaaactcctgagttcaagcaatttcaGGCCTGATCGtttgactgcctcggcctcccagagtgctgggattacaggatgagtcaccatgcctggccaaattcaCGATTCTTTAGGATCCttgatttgttatttttctttttgttcctactTTGTGGCTATTTTGGTACCTGCACTTAAATGTGAGAGTGCAGAGGGAAGGGGGAAAATAGATACAATTTATTCTTAGGGTAGTTGAGAAAAGTAGTTAATTGGTGAAGGATAAGAATTTTTTAGATTTGAAATAGCACTAATAAACTTACAAATAGTTCTCAAATCAGCTTTTAGCATTACAGCCTTAAGTTCTTACTTTTAAAGAGACATTTTCTTCCTAATGTCTAACCATTGGTACCATTTTGCTGCCTTCTGTTTCATATAGTGTCATTTAACTGTTAAAATTTACTGAAACAATTTTTCCCCAGGGTCTTATTTTTGTGGTAGATAGCAATGATCGTGAAAGAATTCAGGAAGTAGCAGATGAGCTGCAGAAAATGGTAAGAATATACTTTAAATTCATCATTTTCAAGGTGTGCTTTTCTGAGTGAAACTGGTGGTGGTTTAGTACATTTTGACTATGATTAGATTACACAAATGGATTCGGGGGTGGctaaaaataaacttaagaaaCTATATTATCCACAGGTTCTTAATAATGTACTTCAAAATCTCTTATAGAGCGTTTTAAAAAACACACGGAAGAGTAGCTACTTCAGTAAGTTGGGAGGAAGGTAGAGcagcgttgttttttttttagaatgccTCATGGGTAATCTTGATGCCTGTCTGGCTGAGGATATCTGATTTAGCTCAgtcccttattttacagatatcaAATCTATAGTGCTGTAGCAGTTTTGACCCTAGGAATCTTGGTTCAGATGTTTTGTTCCCAAGGTCATCGGTTCCATTTTCTCTATGCTGTGCCAATAATTACTtcagaaatgttttttaataGTAACCATTTAAGGATAAGGAATTCCTTCTGAAAGTAGAGACAAATGTTTGGTTCACAGTGGCATTTTGCAGCCTTGCCATAGATTGGATTAATGTTTTCATGTGTTCATGTTGTTAAATGTACTAAATGGAGGAAGACTGCTGAGAATCCTTGTCATGATTTTAAACTTGTAGccataaaatatttactgaaatgaAATCTTAATTCTCATTCATTCCTCCTAAGATTAGAGGGCAGTTTGTAAAACCATTGTGCCAGTATATGTGTAACTAAGTCATTGTTGGATTTTTGCCTGAGTCAAATGTCACCAGCTTtccctcttcaaaaaaaaaaaaaaaaagctttgttgAGACATACTTTACATACTATAAATGTCatccttttaaaatgtgcatatcaGTGGCTTTTAGCATACGTAGCTGTACAACCGTCATCACAATCTAATACTAGaaaattttcatcacccccaaagaaATCTTGGaaccattagcagtcactcccattTCCTTCCTCTCCCACACCACACTCCCAGCCTCTGACAGCCACTAATTACTCTGTCTTTAAACAGTCACCTATTCTGGACattcatataaatgaaaacatacaatgTGTTCTTTTGTgattgacttttttcacttagcataatttttcaGAGTTCATCTATATTGCATCATGCATCAGTACAACTTCTGTtcttggtacttttttttttgtatttttcatgatACTGCCAACACCCAGATAATTGTGTTATTGTCCCACTGTTGTTGGAAAGAAGTCCTAAAAGAATCATCATCTATCTAAGTACTTCTGCTACTAAGTACCATAAGATCCtgccataaatattttattcccgTATGTGTTTCTTGCCCTTATCAGTCCTGACAATGGGTAATCATGAAGGCTGAATGATGAGTGATTTGCTTTAATGGGGTGTAGGATGATTGACTTGGAAAACAGTTCTGTCTTACTTGAAGGCATATGATTGTTTGCTCTGGATTTAAAAACTGAAGGATATGAGACTTCAGTTGTAAGAGTGAACTTTGTGTCGAGAAATTAGGTTAATGTTTACTAATGTATCCAATGCTGAGTAAAGTATATATAGGAAGACAGTTTCAAAAATCGGATTCTGGTTGGTAGTTGTTAATGCCTTACCTTTtatttccagcttctggtagATGAGTTGAGAGATGCAGTGCTGCTACTTTTTGCAAACAAACAGGATTTGCCAAATGCTATGGCCATCAGTGAAATGACAGATAAACTAGGGCTTCAGTCTCTTCGTAACAGAACAGTAAGTATTTGGAGGTTGATATTAACCTCTTGACTATTAAGACTTACTAGGATAGTTGTGTAAGCCAGTATTcagtttaaacatttattatctccttTGGACAAATAATGAGcacatcatttatttaaaaatatggtaaTAAACTTTAAATACCCATGTAAAGATACAGAAAACTACTGTAGAATAGGTCTAAAGattattgatagtttctttttttcttttctttttttttgaagggggaggtggaaggaatggaaagaagattATTGAtagtcttaattttaattttgtatcttttaagtaACCCTacatcaaatattttgaaatctggCTTTCTTATTAGGGGCCCAGtaatgtttgtttgcttgttttaaaagTGGAGAtggggggctgggcgcggtggctcatgcctgtaatcccaacactttgggaggcccaggtgggcggatcatctgaggtcaggagttcgagaccagcctgaccaaccagggagaaaccctgtctctactaaaaatacaaaattagccaggtgtggtggcgcatgcctgtaatcccagctactcaggaaggctgaggcaggagaatcacttgaacccaggaggtggaggttgcggtgagtcgcgatcacgccactgcactccagcttgggcaacaagagcgaaacttggtctcaaaaaaaaaaaagtggtgatgggggtctcgctttgttgctaggctggtcttgaactcctggactcaagcaatcctctcactatctctcagcctaccaaagcgctgggattccagccatgttgcccagccttgtTTGCTTGTTAACATAACAGCTTATGGAGGAAACCAGGTAccacggctcacacctgtaatccaaacactttgggaagccaaggcaggaggattgcttgaggccaggagttccaaaccagcctgggcaacaaagcgaaaccctatctctacaaaaacaaaaattagctgggtgtggtggcatgtgcctttagtcccagctacttgggaggctgaggtgggaggactgtttgaacccagaagttggaggccgcagagagctgtgattgtgcccattgcaccccagcctgggtgacatagcacggctgtttcttaaaaaaaaaaaaaaaaaattgtagttctCTAAAATTACTTGTCATTTTAGATCAGTGATTCAGTGATGGAGATAAATTATCAGAAACTTAGTGTCATAGGCTTTTTACAGTAGTTTTGCATTAACCTGTAAATAAGGGAAATACTGTGGCtggtaaaaaatgaaacaaacaacaaagaacctattgcaggccgggtgcagtggctcacgcctataatcccagcactttgggaggctgaggcgggtggatcatgaggtcaggaattcaagaccagcatggccaagatgatgaaaccccatctctactaaaaactacaaaaaaattaggcacagtggcaggcacctgcaagcccagctactctggaggctgaggcaggagaatcacttgaacccaggcggcagaggttgcagtgagccgagatcgcaccactgcactccagcctgggtgacagagcgagactccgtctcaaaaaaaaaaaaaatctattgccTGTTTGAGATATCTCAGGCTGATTTGAAGAACATaaactgggccgggtgtggtggctcacacctgtaatcccagcactttgggaggcgaaggtgggtggatcacttgagaccaggagttcaagaccagcctgggcaacatggtaaaactctgtctctactaaaattacaaaaattagctgggcgtggtggtgcatgcctgtaaccccagctgcttgggaggctgaaggcacGAGAGTCTCTTgagcctgtgaggcagaggttgtagtgagccgagatcacaccactgcactccagcgtgggcaacagagtgagtactctgcctcaaaacaatcagtcaatcaatcaataaataagcAAGCAACACTAACTGTAAATGATACAAGTTTTCCATGCTGTGAAGGTATGAATTTGAGCCTTACCCCAGCCTCCTAGGTTACTGAGATTTGGTATTCAAATAATTGGCAACATGGTATACCTGCAGTGGCCTTGCAACATTAAACTggtcaaaaaaattaatagaagtaAACTATGCCTTAAATGTAGAttgttttctaggtttttttttttgataccttCACACAGTTACTAGAGATAAGATTCATTGCCATTTAAAAGCAAGAACTTTTTGGAATGCATGAGACTAAAGATAGTGAAATTGTCTGAAAAGCTTGcccttaaaatattaacaaaccctactcttttttttgagacggagtctcgctctgtcgcccaggctggagtgctgtggcactatctcggctcactgcaagccctgccttctgggttcactccattctcctgtctcagcttcctgaggagctaggactacaggcgcccaccaccatgcctggctaattttttgtatttttagtagagacagggtttcactgcgttagccaggaaggtctcgatctcctgacctcatgatccacccgcctcggcctcccaaagtgctgggattacaggcgtgagccaccacgcccggcctaacaAACCCTACTCTGTCAAAAATTTGCCTCTTCTACTTTGAGTTTAGTTTTATGGGAAACGAGAGTTATAAAAACCGTATGGGTAGTTTATTAGTTACTAATTTCCCCATGATTTCTCTTTTCAGATTAAGTGGTAGAAAGTTTACTAAAAGGGAACCAAAAACCAGCACTGAAAAGAAAGCTGAATGACTGAGGGGGGAAAATCTTGTCTAAATATAATGAATAGGTAGAAGTAGCTTgcttgattgagacagagtctcactctgttgcccaggctagagtgcagtggcacagcctcggctcactgcaacctccagaaTAGGTAAagtggctttatttttaaaaaataatttaatctaaaaaagtagagacagagtctcaccatgttacccagactggtctcaaactactaagctcaaacgatcctcccatctccgcctcccaaagtgctgggatttatagatgtgagccaccacgcccagccagaagtaGCTTTAAATATGGGAGAGTTTTGTGAGAAGCAAGAGGTGTGAAAAGACTCTTAAGTTTGATTAAGAAAGTTTAAACACTGGTGTTATATATTAACTTTGTTAATCAAGTATTTTCTTGTCTTTACAGTGGTATGTTCAAGCCACTTGTGCAACACAAGGAACTGGTCTGTATGAAGGACTTGACTGGCTGTCAAATGAGCTTTCAAAACGTTAAATGAAATTGGATATCTAACCAAGGACATGTTTGATAAAATTGGTCTAGGCTTGTTACAGCAAAATTAGTTTGTATCTTGGTTATTAAACAGTGTCTGGGACTGGTTTGGGCAGAATATTAAACTTATTTTGTTGCCAATTATTGTTTACCAAGTATAATGTTGCTGTTTAGCAATGTGCTTGGTTTTAAAGAAATTCTCCTTGGGAAAAAAGTATCCTCTTTTAATTTTACTTCCCATAAGCATAAATGCCTGGACATAGCTCTTGTGAAACctttaaataaattgttttgaGTGTTTTTTGAGCCCCagacaaataatgttttaaagttaTCTCCTTGCTACTTTACTGATACCTTTATCATTCCTGAGACAGtttgctaatttaaaaatgtagcattccatttgtatttatttctctccCTTGCCAAAAAGATTTTCTAATACTGCTTGTACCAGCCAGAGAAAGATCCAAAACACTACTCAGCTCTCTTGCACTGAGGAAATTTTTCCCCCTACATTGACTCCTGGCCTACATCAGCCAAACTTAACCTTGGTGGGGTTTGGATTTGATAGCTAATTAGTTCTCTGCTGGTTGCAAAGAATTGATATTTAGATGGTTTTTAATACTCAGCAGATTGTCTTCCTTTATATTGTGTCTTTTTTATGTTGCATGTTGCTTTTGTTATCAGCCTGGTTTTTTGCTCAGTATATGATAGTTCTGCTGATGTTTTGTTTATTGGGCAGACATATCTTCATTAAGAGTTTTTGGAAAACTCAACAAATTCGatgaatacattttcttcatAACCCATTTGGAATTATTcctaataaaatgataaaatacataATTGTGTGTGTTCTTTTTGAGTTTTGAAGGtgtttgaaatgtattttcttatgtAGCCAACTTTGCTTGCATATTTTATGTACTGTGAACAGTAACACAGATCCCACTTAGTGACCAATTAGTAGGTTACTAATTGTATAAAGTGGAGATCTAGGCTGTTTTCATGTGTATAACAGCATGGGGAACACTATTAAAAACGTAGTTTTCTAAAGTCAGATCAAGGGTAAAAggagggcctggcatggtggctcacgcctgtaatcctagcactttgggaggttgaggcagaagggtcacttgagaccaggagtttgagatcagctttggcaacatagtaagaccctgtttccccgtctctacttaaaaaactaaaaacaaaacaaaacaacaacaatagaaaaaaaacaggtggggggtggggaggggcggcATGTGGAGTGGGGTAGGGAGAGTAAAAGGCAGTAATAAAATGAACTGCCCAAaaagcatgtatgtatgtgttttttagTTAAggttaattaaacaaaaaaattcaggTGCTACTTGTATGGCCAATATAGAGACTTAGTGATGCTACTCTCCTACAAAAAAGTTTCACAaccacttttctttttaacaggGCAAATTTTAGAACTTTAACAGAAAGCTGCATATAATTCATACAAAGGTATACCTCATAAACTACATCTATTAAGTTGTTAAGGGCTCAACTTGATAACTGAGTAACTTAGTTTCTGTCTGTATTCTCATGTTGCATTCTTAATGGCTTGTAAAGATTCAGCTAAATTTATGGATTGAAAATTCCAAAATCAAatgcatacttttaaaaaaaatgtatatttttgaattgtcaaataaataacaatggccgggcatggtggctcacacctataatcctagcgctttgggaggccaaggtgggcagattgcctgagctcaggagttcaagaccagcctgggcaacatggtgaaaccccatctctactaaaaatacaaaaaaaaaaaaaaaaagtctggcgTGCTGGTGcatgctgtggtcccagctacttgagaggctgaggcaagagaattgcttgaaactgggaggcagaggttgcagtgagccaagatagcaccattgcacacagtctgcaagactctgtctccaaaaaaaaaaaaccaacacacTGGATTAACCAAAAGGAAATTAGAATTAGTTGATGATTAGGACAAAGTATATGTTTAGTTTGTGttacttgttagaaatgcaatttCCCTAGCCAACTGGATGaattctcccttcttccttccaaaGAAGAGAGGTATCATTTCCTGTAGGATAAAACTGAACTACAGTATAGTATATGTGTGTAGTCTTACGGGGCATTAACTAGGAAATACAAAACATCAGTGAATAAGTTCAGTGTTAGGGCTAGGTATTTAACCTAGTTACGCAAAGGTGTTTACATGGACTGTAAAGGGACTAGAGAATCCACGTAATCTTACTTGTGATGTAAGGCAGCTCTTACTACCAttggaaattacttttttttttttttttgagatggtcttactctgtcacccaggctggagtccagtggcaggatcttggctcaccgaaacctttacttcctgggctcaagtgatcctcccatctcagccccacaagtagctggtactacaggcatgagccaccatgcccagctaatttttatagtttttaaataaagtattaggctgggtggggtggctcacacctgtgatcctggcactttgggaggccaaggcgggtggatcacctgaggttgggagttcgagaccagactgactaacgtggagaaaccccgtctctactaaaaatacaaaactagccatgcgtggtggtgcatgcctgtaatcccagctactcgagaggctgaggcgggagaattgctgaacctgggaggtggaggttgtggtgagccaagaccgcaccattgcactccagcctgggcaaca belongs to Pongo pygmaeus isolate AG05252 chromosome 2, NHGRI_mPonPyg2-v2.0_pri, whole genome shotgun sequence and includes:
- the ARF4 gene encoding ADP-ribosylation factor 4, which translates into the protein MGLTISSLFSRLFGKKQMRILMVGLDAAGKTTILYKLKLGEIVTTIPTIGFNVETVEYKNICFTVWDVGGQDRIRPLWKHYFQNTQGLIFVVDSNDRERIQEVADELQKMLLVDELRDAVLLLFANKQDLPNAMAISEMTDKLGLQSLRNRTWYVQATCATQGTGLYEGLDWLSNELSKR